The Lates calcarifer isolate ASB-BC8 linkage group LG11, TLL_Latcal_v3, whole genome shotgun sequence genomic sequence CTCCTAAGTTTTACATGAGGCTTCTGGCCTTCAGTCTCCTCAGACTCAGACTTctacaatcacaaacacaaaaaggcTTTTAAAGTGTCTGAAGCTTGCATCATGTTTATTGACAAGCACACAATGATTTCACCCAACATGAATGTTGCATTAAATGTCGTGTGTTTGTCAATCAAATACTTAAACTGCAGTATCCTTACTttatattatacagtatatgtgtgagAGCTGTATGTTTGTGAGTTTGATGTGTCTCACCTTAATGCTTTTTCCAGGGATGAGGGGCTCTCCACTGCGGGTGGTCAGGCCAGGAGAAGATGGGAAGCTACGTCTAGGTGGTGGCGGAGGAGGAGACTTGGAGGGTTTCTCTGTGCGATATCGAGGCACCGTCAGCTCATCTGGAAAAAGAAGTAATACTTACAGTAACTTTAGAATGAAAGTTCTAGTCATAACATAATGTGTAGTGTGCATAAACTACTTAACTTAATACTGAATGCAATGTGGAGTGACCTATTGCATTTATAAAACTAACTCTTAAAACTTTACTCTccactttttcatattttagttCAGTTTAGGGAGGATATGTTCTTGAGAATATCTGATGACCTGCAGGGCTTGTAAAAATATTTCGAAACTAATtggattattttaaaaatatatggtGGTTACTGAGGCAAGACTTCCTCTTGACAGTTATGCACTGAAAACGATCCCGACTGAAGCACTGAACTCTCCATCTCACCAGAGCCACGCCTGGATCCTCCCTCTTTCCCGGATAACTTGTGCTGGGGCTTGTTGGCGCGGTGCTCTGGGGTTCCCGTCCCACTCTGAGTGGGTTGAGAGGGAGTTGTGTTGGAGGAGGGCTTGATCTGCTTGGCAGCAAAGTCCAGGTCTGGAATGGCCTTCATTAACTCAGCCTGGGTCTCCTCCAGCAGCCTGTTGATGTCCTGAGCACTGTACTGGGTCAGACTGGCCCGCTTCTCCTCCCAATCCCGCTCCGCTGCCTGTGGAGCAGAAAGATGGATctaaacattttataaacacacacccactgtGGGGGTGCCTGACAATGTTATGACATGATGTGTAgaatgagatgaaaaacaaccaTTCCTACCAGTCGGACCTCTACAGACAAAGCTTTGTCCGCAGCAGCACGacgctccagctcctccagggcTTTGCCCTTGTGAGGAACAGGAGGATAATTGTCCTTGTGAGGGCCGGACGGGTTCCCGTGGCCACGGCTGAGACTGGAGTGGGGGCTCCAGTTGGACAGGCTGTTGCCTCCCCCAAGGTCATTGATGGTGAGCGGTGGGCTGGTGGGAATGTCAAAGTCTGAAAACTTTCGCAAGTCATCGTTGTGCTTCAGTGAAGGACTAGAGAAGTCCTCCTGCTTCCTCCACACGCCCTCATTCGCTTGTCTGGCAAGAAATGGAAGATGAATTCATTAATCAATTGAAACATAACACAAACTAAAGCATGAATAATCCATGACTTGAAGTGAAAACAACTGTTGCTGAATGCCAGAAACAgccaaaaaaaccaaaacaaaacactgtgaagGACACCAACCTCCACAGATACCGAGTAAACCGAGAAAATAAGAAACTGAAATTAAGAAAGTGAGCTGCTTTTTGGACACAAGGCTGATCAGGAGATAGATGACAGAATGCTAAAGGTCACATTTTAAAAGTCCACACTcgaaataaaattaaaaagcttttattcaTGTGACTGTAAATGGCCTTCCTCAGTGCCACCCAATAATGACAGTTGGTCACATTAATACTTGCAGGTTGAATACATCAAGGATATTTTTTTCTATGcacattaaattttaaattattttctctgataGTTTAACAGTTTTGGCTTAAAAACAGCAAAGGTTTAATGGCATTAATCTCTGATTCGGATCAACAACAATGTCTAATCAATTTTCCTTGGTCCAAGGTCTGTCTGTCCACCGCATTATGAAATCCATATGTCTGCTGACACACAGCAAGGCGGGTGAAAACATAATCTCTTTGGCAGAGGTACAAATAGAAAAGCCTTCCTCGGATTGATTACAAATGGGCAAGTTCCCATGTCAGCTAATGTTGGACATATTTCACTGCAAGATATTTCAAACTTTTCcgtctctgaggacagtttcaggtattaaacacacacaggttctCTGTGGTAGGGGTGTAAAGGTAAAGCAGGGGCACATGAACTGATGCTCTCAGACGAAGGAGGTTCGTACTTGCGCATGGTGGCGAGGGTGTCAGTTATGGTCTTGCAGCGTTTTAACAGGGCGTCGAGTCTGTGCGGCTCTTCTTTCAGGAATTTGACGGCCTCCACTTCGACCCTGAGCACCACCCGCATCTTACTCTGCAGGCCTGGGAACTGATCTGCAGGAGAAAGCAGCTGAGTAACACAGGAAGCCAACCATGTTTCccacaaacaaatcaattcTACTTGTCAAAGATGTTGAAAGCCTTTTAATGtaatcaaacaaaacatttttggacAACTGTAAATGGTCAGGGAGTTCATTAAGACAATGAACAATGTGGGCAATCTGAGACTGATTAAATGTTTGACAGACTGGCTGTGGGTGACTAAAAGATAATCAGTGCCTTAGTGATTAATTAGTGCATTATAAACTGTCTGCCAGAGTAAAAGGCTGTGTTTTCTGCCTGTACACAGAATGTGAAATGTGCCAGTGTGACTCACTTTTCAGTTCTGTGAGTGTTTCTCCCAGTTTTCTCAGAACAGTGgccttctcctccagctcctgcacTGTCACGAGCTTGTGGTTGACAGATGACTCCttctggatctcctccactgacTTCTCCAGGTCGCTGAGATGGAACAGACAGAAGGCTGAACACCAGGGACTCCTCCTGCTACACTTAAATATTGCTGAATATTTAGCGCATAAATTATTCTATGAGTTTTGGTAAAACTTCTGCCAAAAAACTGTTTCTCAATCAAATGGCAGCCAGACAGTGAGACAGTTCTGGACAGCTGAACTGGAGGAGTGCACAGTGGTATTTAAAAGTTTCATGCAACAACTGAGGTGAATGGAGGAACAGAGGATCTATACAAACGTCAAATTTGTTCAGCGCTAATGCTGAGAGTGTTTTGGACTGGTCCGGCTTGATGTCAAATAAATCTGCCTCAAGTTGTGTAATGAATCAAACTCCTATGTATAATTAACCAAAATAAATTGGCCATTAGCCAGGCTGAATGACAGACACTGATTAGGGGAGATCATCTAACAGTTCAACCAATTAGTCTGTGATCAAAATACAGCTCAGAGTTAGATTCGGGAACTATTCTGACGCTCACAGGGAGACCCAGGAATTATTACTGCAGTGAACATTTCCACATATGAGACAGAAGCAAGTTATCGGATTATTAAATCTCAAGGTAGCTCTCTGCTCTGGTTTCGCAGTCACTCCAATTAGCTGCCGGACCGTCTCACACTTCAGATCTTAATAAGCATCTTGCCTTATGCCGGGCTTAATTACAGTTACAATTTTATCCTACCATTGCGTCACCCTGTAAGTCATCTAATTATAAAACAGATATTGCTTGTCATGTTTAAAGTAATTATTAAATACATGATAAAATCTCATCTTAAACCATAAAACTGTCGATTTAAATATTGAACATCCAACCAAATGTCATTCAGTGGCAGTGCAGGAGAATAACGAACACATTTTTGTTactaatgtttttgttattattgatTAAAGCTATAATGAGAGGCTGTGGTATTTTAACACCTATGTGCTCTTAAACTCTTCTTATACTgttactgactggagctgctggatgATGAGCTCCTCCTCATTGAGGTACTTgagtctctcctcctccaccaggagGCGCTGCCTCTGCAGAGGATCCTCCTGCTTCCTCAGGGCGTCGGCAACGCGCACATTCAGCTCCGCTTCTGTCCGCTTCAGCAGAGTTTTCACCGAGTCCTGGTTCTCCAGCTgcatgcacgtgcacacacacgcacacacacacagaaagagggACATTCATTACACAACATTAAAGATAACATATATAACTCTTCAGCTGGGCATGTTGTACACTCAGCAGGTATTTGGAAATGAATTGTATCAATGTTAGCCTCAGTGGCCTCAGGAGAATAGCTTGTTGAAGTCACAAAATCTGCTATCGCTGCCATCTCAGTATAACAACAAGACAATGAGGAGGAGAACTTCAGCCGCCTCAGGCTTTTCAAAACAGACAGTGATTTAAAGCAAttgcatattttgttttgcCCCATCCTTGAGAGGGCAAGCTGTGGCCTTTTGTTTTACTGAACAACCTTCGCTGCTTTGTTATCGGAGAAGAACATTTTGCTCTATCCTTGACTGCTTATACATTTTCCAGTCTTTGCTCGTGAGTTAGCCTTCACACTGAATGCCTTGTTCTTGAAGGCACCGCTAAACGCACCAAGTAGTTCACTCTGTgaatcgtgtgtgtgtgtgtgtgtgtgtgtgcgtgtgcgtatTAGTACATGCATATAATATTTCCCTTAACACAGAAAGCCGGGATCCCTGAGGGGAATGCAGGATGTCTATGACAGGAGGCACTGAGCATGAACTCAGCTCAGCTCTCAAGTGTTATGAATGGAATATTCTACAGGACTACTGGATGTAATACAACTCCCTGAGATGAAAGCACCTGGTAAGCAAGAAAAATTAATAATTGATCAGCCTTATGTTCCAGGAAGTGAAGCAAGACAACAATATTGCTAACATGTAAAATTGCCCAGTGTTCCCCATTATACTGCTCTGAGTGGTGATGCAGATGCAGCAGGCTAAAAGCGAAGGATAGGGTGACATATTTTAGGAATTATTCATTATATctagaaaaacatattttttgttttcttcaaaaaTCTCACAGTGGtgtcctccctcttcctctctcctagTTGCATGTCTCTCCTGCACCTTCCCTCTGTATAATTCATGAGCCACATGTAAAATTTAAGGTGCTGGCCATCGCCATGGGCAACAATATGTGTCCAGGTGCCGAGGTCACACTTGAGCAAACAGGACAGGTAAACAGCAAACTGTCCTCTCTGGGTACAGCAGCAGTGCCACggctctctgtctcactgctTAGCCAGTTCAAGAAACCCTTGTGACTGCTGTCATGGAACAAATAAAAAGCGCTGTATGCCTCTTATCCATCATTGCCATTACGCTTGCTTTTTGCTCTTCCCCCCCGCGAGAAACTTGAAtgctctcctctgcctctgaaaGCATTTAACTCATCATCTCTTCCTGACTCCTCCTACAGTAACCATGGCAGCGCTTGCATCAGGGATACATGGAATAAATAGGGTCCTCATCTCCACAGTTTTTTAACCCTTCCTTGTGGCATTTCATGTGATTCTACATCCATCACGACACTCTGTATCTCTGTAGAATAACAAACAATATTAACTAAGCTTTTATCTTTCTATTTCATTATTAATCCTCAAAAGGTGCACTGCCCTAAATGTGTCAGGCAGTACAGCTATGTGAACCTGCAGGTGTTATTTACTATAGGTACAGTATTTGAAGTGAAGATCAAATAAACATCAAAGCTACAGTTCATGAATATATATGTGTTGAGACACTGGATAGTGTATATTCTAGATCATAAAAATGTAACGACTGCATGTCCTAGAATTTGGGCATTTTCTGTGGATCCTTTGCACCAAAAGCAAACCAAATGCAAAGTAGATAATGTGGTCTTATATTCTGTAGTTCATCTGctttatacagacagacactgcAGATGGATCAACAGTGAGATAAGAGGGGACCCTGCAAAGAATCATTCTTACTGCTGTACGTCATTCAAACTAATAGGGATAATGCATCTTGAGGcactgaaaatgactgaattcaTCTGAACTCACAGTGTCCTAGTTGCTCTGGATAATCCACTGAACACTTTTCACAGGGACTACATCTTTGGTAGAAAGTAGTTAATGACAACTGTTCACAAGTCTGTGCATCATACAGAGTAACCAGCTCACTGTATCTGGAAAAAGGTACATTTTCATTGCTTTGAGCACCACACGTTAAATTTTATTTGCCTTAATTTGACtggggtggaggcagaaatctaAGTAAAGCAGATTAGTTCAGAAAATGTAACCTTTTTCCCCCTGCTGTTCAATGTTTTACATCTCTTTTAATATAATTTCATAACTCAAGCTGCAATCCACCTGCAAATAGCAGTCAGCCTTTATCATGCACCTGCAAACTGCCAGCGTTCTCCAAGGGATGataaatgtatgaaaacaaaatacatgacTAGAACCCTTTTTCCATCGACTGTGATTAACTTAGTtctattttctctctaaatCATCCTTTGCTGCCTATTCATACCTGTCTTTTGTTCTGCTGCTCACATTATGGTATTTGACTTGGAATTGAGCTCTTTTTGATCGTATGAACCTGAGTGTTcaataagagaaaaaaagttcTCTTTTCATTGGCATACCAGAACAGCAGATCATAGGATATAAGAGGAGTAGAAAAGTCAATGTAAATGATATGTAACTGGAATGTAAATCTACAAGTAcaagtatttggacagttacatacattttcttcttcaggcTCTGCGCTACAgcacattcagtttgaaatgaaataatggacacaacattaaaatatcaaCTCTCAGACAGACAACTCCACCTCAGTGTAATGGCAACTCTCAATCAATTCTGAGTTTTGTGTGAGCTGTTGTTGATACGACACACAGTTCCCCAAGAAACATTTAATAGCCAAGTCTCTAGTCACTTTTGAACCTTTGCAATTTGAGTACTATGTGTTAAAAAGGTAATACTGATGTAAACCCACTCAAATTACAGCTGAGACTTTGCACTTGTAGTATccaatatttcatttcaaattgaGTGTGTTGGAGCACAGAGGCTGAAGAACAAAAACCACCcaactgtccaaatacttattACCTGGATTGtacatttctttacatttcacAGTATAAAACACACTGGTATTTCAGTCACCATACAGGAGAGGGTACAGACACGCACACCAGGGAATAAACAGCAGTTGGCAGCAGGCATCCTAGCATGACCTTCATGTTCACAAACGTCAGATGCTATTTGCATCGGCATTTATACATGACAGCTGGTGATTTGAAGCTACATTAAAAGAAGTTTAAAACATCGAAAAGCAGGATAAAGATAAATTACTTGAACTTGAGAAATATTTCCAAACCTGAGCAAGTAAGActaaaactatctgcatggctaaTGGTGAATAATATAAtacttctttatttttgtgatatGGGAGAACAGAGTctgaaagaaacacaacttAAATATACTTTTACAGAGGATGGTATATACCTGTATCTTGCGCAGCTGGGTGAGCTGTTTGCGTAGGTCGGTGGCATTTTGCTGCAGGCCGTGCAGGTGGAGCTGCATCTGCATGCGGCCGACGCTGTTCACCTGGGTTATGTTAGAGGGTGGCGGTGGCATCAGAGCTAGAGGTGCTGATGGCGTATGAGCtgccaatcacagagcaggaCATGGGGGGGTCACCGGGAGGTCATTAGGAAACAAATTGGTTAGTTTGCTGTGCTGTGCTCCGGTGAGATTTGCAGTTAGCCAGCATGACAagtacaaacattaacacacagacacacacagacacacagacacacacagacacacacacacacacacacagacacacacacacacacgcacacacacacacacacacacacacgcacagcataaaggctcaaagaaatgtacatataaaaaaaatctgggcGCACACACTTGAACAGATACAGTGTGTGAATGCAACAAAAGGGCCATATTCACAAAACTCTAATAGCCCACTGGGAGAAACATGAGCTCATGCCATTAGTAACCTATATAGAAGTGCAATTAGTGTATTCAATAGTGACACATGGGGATAACCATGCTCTTATCTTAACATGAGGCTTTGTGAGTATGGCCATCGACTCCCCAGctcttctctcacacacacactttcatacacactcataaaGAAGTGCCCGCTCTGTGACAAAACAACCCTCTGAAATTCCCAAAGGAATAACCAAGCAGGAATTCaaacagtagagacagagacagggaaaaaaaggacGGTTCCCTCTCTGAGAAAACCAACCAGGAGAAAAACGTGAGGATAAGAGACCGTCAGCTACCCAGAAACACCACACACCCATACAGAGGGCAGAGAGCCATGAGAGAGAGGTCCGATAGGAGAAATAAAAAGGGCGGTAGAGTAGGAGATGGCAACTACCTTTCTTCTTCAGCCGTCCAGCTGGAATATAGAAACAGTGAGCCAGTTACCAAGAAATTaatgaaagagtgagagagagagacaaaaagggagaggaaagtCTTAAAAGTTCATATTTACAGAATGATGATCCTGGAGAGCATTTTTATTGACTACGGCAGAGAAAATGACTCCATTGATAGCTTAGCCATTTGGCACAGGATCAATTTGTGTGAAAGCTTCAAAGACAACTGTGTCCTTGCGCAGGCCTGTGCGAAGGTCTGGCCATGGACGCAGCGTTTGTGCCAAAAGTGCACTACAAAATTATGAGGAGGGTAGAAAAAATAAGGAAACCAGAAGAAGGGATGAGAGGAGTAATAGAAAAAGCAAGAAGATAAAGGGTTTCATTCAGTATGTACAGGTTACAGGTGTTAAAAAATTATTCCTGTCAGTATTTCAATATATAACAGTCTGTTATATTGAGAAAATACACTTAAACATCAAATTCAATCTCCATGCATCAAATAGAGAGATAGTCagaagtggaaaaaataaaCCTTTCACCTACTTCAAAGCTGTCTGTCTTATTACCTCGCCAAGGAAGTTCTGTTTACGCTCttgtatgttgtttgtttgtctaacACCTTTTAACAGCTCCAGAGCTGTTAGGAGGTGTATTTTTGACGATACTCAGGTGTCTTTCCCTGGTATTGCACTGTTCCTTTTAAGGTTTGCAACAACCTCTGTCACACTTCTATAAAGTGGATTTGACCAGACGTCACTTTtgtcatctttatttttcaaatggCAAATGAGTCATTCGGAATGAAACTCTTCAACTtcaacagagaggagaaacagggaaagagaatgagagatgaATGAAGCAGAAATCTCGCCTAATTCATCAGTGAGTGTTGCTTTCACAACTGATCCGTTTGGTTCggttaaaataaatgtatgccTGTGCCTGTGTAGTGTAAGGATCTGATGTTCTATGGTGCATAAATATCTTTGGtctgttgatcagacaaaatAATTTCCCCAAACACAAATTATCCATTTCCACAATTTCCATACATTGTCTACACAAAACAGTTtaaattaatcaagaaaataaccggcagattaatcagtgatgaaaatgattGTCAGTCACAGTCCTGGATCAAACTGTAATCTCCCACATTATATTGCAATACAAGTCACTCCTTCATCCGGTGTCTACCCTTTTGTCATTATTCATAACATGTGGTCAGTTAAATAATACTAATGATGtaacacatttacaacattaaagTGCTGCATGACTTGCTGTCAGTCACCAGAATCTGATTTCCACACATGGCTTAAAGTAGCACTGATGATACAGGATGAAAATCATTAAGACTGTCCAATCAAAGAGTTACCTGTCAGTTTGTGTAACATCACGATTACAGCTGTTGGTTCATTAGTTCAAAGTCAGTGTGAACATGAACTGgaccagagctaaaaggaaacagcatatgatttttttctcactggTTTGGATCAAATAAACTGAACTACAGGTGTGAAAGCAACCTCAACAGCTCTTAACTAAACCATTGAGATGAAGACAACACCTTCCTGGCCTGAGGACATGTTGACCTCACTCACATAGTGACAGCACTTTCAAATTCAGATCACCATCATTGCCTCTTTGTCAGTTCATTATCCTCTGTAAATTCCAGTTCATTGTTAGCAGGAAAAGAAACAGTGGAAGAATTTCCAGACAGTGCAGGGATTAAcaaggcagcagcagtgttagTAAGAACTAAGCTAGTGAGTACCAGTGCGATGCACAGGCCACGATTACGCTCATGTACTCACTTCCTGTGGCGGAGCCGTCGCTGTTGGTTTCGGTCTTCTCGCTGGAAGAGAAAGGTAATGGCCGTGAGAACTCCGTCCCTTGGTCCGGAGGGCAGCCCGCCATCATGCAGAGACGCAGCAGGCCGCACCTGAGGATCAACGGCCACAGGGCAAGGCAATTACAGTGCTAACGCTAACAGCACCACTACTGGACACTATCAGACTGATTACATTAACAAGTCCTCTTCTTGTTAATGCACCCCTATTGTTCATGAGGATGAGGTGCCATGACAACAACGTTCAATATAAATGACAAACTTAAAATCTACTGAATCCGCTATGTATCAATGTGTAAATCAATAGTGCTGTACCCTGCAGCTAATGTTTACTGCCCTGTGCTTGTGCTGTGCTCACACAAAGTAATGTACCACTTCACTGCTACAGAACTGATAATGGCTCTGATAATAGCCTACTCCTGTTCCTGTCAATAATACTGCCTATGTGTCTGAGCTGAAGCTGTGTCTGTGAGTTTTAGAGGGTTAATGGGGTATAATGGAGAGTCTTACGTGCTGTCACTGTCTGGTGCTCTGGTCAGCACACTCTGGACCAGGCCAGTAAGGCTGGCTATCTGCTTCTCCATGGCCTCCATACGCTCCAGACGATGATCCCTGGAAAAGTAAAAGCTACAACTGTATAACATAACACTTAATGTCCTTGTGAAGACATAATTGAAAAACTTGGATTAGATGCAATTGGGCACACAAAAATagcttttgcattttttcaaTGCATTAGCTTAAGCAGTATAgcttttttcaaaaacatttgtgACTACATAAGCAATCATTTAAAATTCTTAAAACTCTAATTGCTTATCGTTTTTGGTGGTTTGACCTGATTTGATTTACAGTGACATCTCCCTGTCACTTGTCACTTTCTGACTAGTGatatcatcttttttattttttatctttttatgcAACATAATCAgtattgttttcagttttagaaGACAGTATTGTGTTCATGAGTTTTCAGGACCCTCCTTAAACAGTACAACAtacttcaacacacacagactggtaCTGACCTGCTACTGTCAGCGTCTTGTCCAGACAACGAAGAACCAAAACCAGGCGTGGCCCTGCCACCCTCCCCAGGCCCAGCTGTCAGACACAGAGGTTCTGAACTGGAGCTGGGCCTCGACTTCGGGCTctccacaaacacagaggaggaggccgAGTCCTTGCGAAAGGTCTGCCTGACAGGTGAGGCTCTGCTGGGTGAGCCGGAGTATGAGTCCCTGTCCCTCAGCTGCATGTCAGGGATTTTCTGTGGGGATGAGGGCGGCATGCGAAAACCCATGCCCAGAGTGGCTGAGGAGTATGTGTCGGAGTAGAGCGAACCTCCAGGCTTGTAGAGGGAGTCCTCCAGGTCCCCCTGAAGAGCAGCGGCTGAGTAGGTACTGAGGGATCGGACAGAGCCACGGCGGTACAGGCCACTGGAAACGGGGAAGCTAAAGGGGTCTCCGATGGCAGCTAAAGACTGGGTAGAGGCGATGCTGAGGCGGCCCTCGTGCATCAAACTGTAGGGATCTGCATACAGCCCCTCATTCTTCATTAACGCCATGTTTTTTGCAGAAACTTCTTCATCAGGCTTGACGTCACGGCGCTCTAGGATGGCGCTGGGTGAAGGAGACAGGCCTGCGTTGGCACCGTGACCAGCTGAGGGATGGTGGGGGTGTCGGGGCTGTTCGTGCTGGGGATGGGACCCGGTGAAGGACGGAGGGCGACCCCCACTGTAGGAGAGGCGTGAGCGGGATGGAGAGCCGGAGGAGGCTGAGGCcgtggaggaggggagggtgtTGAGGCGGCGAGTCGGGGAGGAGTCGCGGGAGGAGTACACCATCTCCCTCTGAAATGAACAAGCAAGGGCTTAAAGTTACCATGGAGATTTGCACATGAGGGTGCCATGTTCGCCATGTGTCAGTTTGACATGAGCACGAGTTAGATCTGACTGACACTGGACAGGCTGTCATAATCTGCAGACGCCAATGAAAGATAATAAATTTCTCAAAAGGCCAATGGCAGAATTTAGtatctgaattttaaaatagaagaaaatagACTGTGTGTGCCAAAGTGAAAACATTCTTTTCAGGAAAGTGGTATATTTATTTCCACCATTTTCTActtagcttttatttttctctacCTGCCTGCATGTTGTTAAATATGTCCTGATGTTTTTCTCAAACCAGCTCTGCCTCAGTTTTCCTGCTGTGCATTTACACCTGCTATggtttttcttctcatttctgCAGCTTTCAAAAGCCAAATACTCTGCTTTCCCTTGTCACATAACTACTTTCGTCGCTTAACTCAtccccttttctcttcttttc encodes the following:
- the srcin1a gene encoding SRC kinase signaling inhibitor 1 isoform X3 gives rise to the protein MSEADIPLGFNRMNRFRQSLPLSRSASQNKLRSPGVLFLQYGDETRRVHITHELSSLDTLHALIVHMFPQKLTAGMLKSPNTAILIKDEARNVFYELEDVRDIQDRSIIKIYRKEPIYASYPAAAHLANGDLRREMVYSSRDSSPTRRLNTLPSSTASASSGSPSRSRLSYSGGRPPSFTGSHPQHEQPRHPHHPSAGHGANAGLSPSPSAILERRDVKPDEEVSAKNMALMKNEGLYADPYSLMHEGRLSIASTQSLAAIGDPFSFPVSSGLYRRGSVRSLSTYSAAALQGDLEDSLYKPGGSLYSDTYSSATLGMGFRMPPSSPQKIPDMQLRDRDSYSGSPSRASPVRQTFRKDSASSSVFVESPKSRPSSSSEPLCLTAGPGEGGRATPGFGSSLSGQDADSSRDHRLERMEAMEKQIASLTGLVQSVLTRAPDSDSTCGLLRLCMMAGCPPDQGTEFSRPLPFSSSEKTETNSDGSATGTGRLKKKAHTPSAPLALMPPPPSNITQVNSVGRMQMQLHLHGLQQNATDLRKQLTQLRKIQLENQDSVKTLLKRTEAELNVRVADALRKQEDPLQRQRLLVEEERLKYLNEEELIIQQLHDLEKSVEEIQKESSVNHKLVTVQELEEKATVLRKLGETLTELKNQFPGLQSKMRVVLRVEVEAVKFLKEEPHRLDALLKRCKTITDTLATMRKQANEGVWRKQEDFSSPSLKHNDDLRKFSDFDIPTSPPLTINDLGGGNSLSNWSPHSSLSRGHGNPSGPHKDNYPPVPHKGKALEELERRAAADKALSVEVRLAAERDWEEKRASLTQYSAQDINRLLEETQAELMKAIPDLDFAAKQIKPSSNTTPSQPTQSGTGTPEHRANKPQHKLSGKEGGSRRGSDELTVPRYRTEKPSKSPPPPPPRRSFPSSPGLTTRSGEPLIPGKSIKKSESEETEGQKPHVKLRRTVSENPRPASTPPTLASGDKEEAGEEEKIAAELEGSRSSPVPHIVLTECLPASPASSEDPVRDLANYSVEEIPSRDWTGHHTVYETQISRERDSFGGSPQQEREQHFFKQELALLLTEMEVRVVSPLEAQELSKTVGKVLQTLTIFPHTKEVSESRLGDRPLLVFFREEMTVREAYRLLYSLLESSKPVPKPRIKSSFHSYHQSSLVEALRRGIETGDRILTLQHNTETEMIPKPQQSSVNSTLESTGSAGSVDSLASRKRTAEDVRRSTYRRLDSLEETIRELENTLIEISGHPTDLYTGTAIKSSPAQVTDSPTSETKKPPVPPKPSSLNPASIQGGNSSSVGKVLHSSAASKLKHLQQNSTDKTKSGKREDFLKIQGQQQQ
- the srcin1a gene encoding SRC kinase signaling inhibitor 1 isoform X2, which gives rise to MISTDDLEYPREYRTLGNSARRFSNVGLVHTSEHRHTVSAAQSLEALTNLHKADMERKRDAFMDHLKSKYQQQQQQLQHPHHSPHHNPPSPSPSHASMRGTSERSTREQQQPNYWSFKSRSPRHSQSTQSGLADQAAKLSFASAESLETMSEADIPLGFNRMNRFRQSLPLSRSASQNKLRSPGVLFLQYGDETRRVHITHELSSLDTLHALIVHMFPQKLTAGMLKSPNTAILIKDEARNVFYELEDVRDIQDRSIIKIYRKEPIYASYPAAAHLANGDLRREMVYSSRDSSPTRRLNTLPSSTASASSGSPSRSRLSYSGGRPPSFTGSHPQHEQPRHPHHPSAGHGANAGLSPSPSAILERRDVKPDEEVSAKNMALMKNEGLYADPYSLMHEGRLSIASTQSLAAIGDPFSFPVSSGLYRRGSVRSLSTYSAAALQGDLEDSLYKPGGSLYSDTYSSATLGMGFRMPPSSPQKIPDMQLRDRDSYSGSPSRASPVRQTFRKDSASSSVFVESPKSRPSSSSEPLCLTAGPGEGGRATPGFGSSLSGQDADSSRDHRLERMEAMEKQIASLTGLVQSVLTRAPDSDSTCGLLRLCMMAGCPPDQGTEFSRPLPFSSSEKTETNSDGSATGTGRLKKKAHTPSAPLALMPPPPSNITQVNSVGRMQMQLHLHGLQQNATDLRKQLTQLRKIQLENQDSVKTLLKRTEAELNVRVADALRKQEDPLQRQRLLVEEERLKYLNEEELIIQQLHDLEKSVEEIQKESSVNHKLVTVQELEEKATVLRKLGETLTELKNQFPGLQSKMRVVLRVEVEAVKFLKEEPHRLDALLKRCKTITDTLATMRKQANEGVWRKQEDFSSPSLKHNDDLRKFSDFDIPTSPPLTINDLGGGNSLSNWSPHSSLSRGHGNPSGPHKDNYPPVPHKGKALEELERRAAADKALSVEVRLAAERDWEEKRASLTQYSAQDINRLLEETQAELMKAIPDLDFAAKQIKPSSNTTPSQPTQSGTGTPEHRANKPQHKLSGKEGGSRRGSDELTVPRYRTEKPSKSPPPPPPRRSFPSSPGLTTRSGEPLIPGKSIKKSESEETEGQKPHVKLRRTVSENPRPASTPPTLASGDKEEAGEEEKIAAELEGSRSSPVPHIVLTECLPASPASSEDPVRDLANYSVEEIPSRDWTGHHTVYETQISRERDSFGGSPQQEREQHFFKQELALLLTEMEVRVVSPLEAQELSKTVGKVLQTLTIFPHTKEVSESRLGDRPLLVFFREEMTVREAYRLLYSLLESSKPVPKPRIKSSFHSYHQSSLVEALRRGIETGDRILTLQHNTETEMIPKPQQSSVNSTLESTGSAGSVDSLASRKRTAEDVRRSTYRRLDSLEETIRELENTLIEISGHPTDLYTGTAIKSSPAQVTDSPTSETKKPPVPPKPSSLNPASIQGGNSSSVGKVLHSSAASKLKHLQQNSTDKTKSGKREDFLKIQGQQQQ